Proteins encoded in a region of the Candidatus Poribacteria bacterium genome:
- a CDS encoding leucyl aminopeptidase: MNITVKTGAFTQEQSDVIAIGILENPDFYSAPLQNIEQALGGRIREVMNLGDFKGKHKTTCWIYTNGAIAAPRVLLVGLGEYHDLTVEKVREAAGNAARTIRDKGLSTAAIPIPIEATPEMIQAAAEATLLALYQFNEHKTDSDDDDEKKKLESITFLAESEQSKAMIENAAQRGETIAKGTLLARDLSNQPANYLTPTQLAQKAQTVAETSGLSYEIFDKATLEEKGFRTLLAVAQGSAEEPRFIILEYTPDGEGQDMVVLVGKGITFDTGGISLKSGSGMHEMKHDMSGAAAVIGAMQVIGQLKPNVRVIGVVAATENMPSGTAVKPGDVITSYGGKTIEILNTDAEGRLVLADALGWTAQYNPKGVIDLATLTGAVITCLGHIAAGAMGTDEELMAKVKSAAIKTHERVWELPLWDDYDEGVKSKVADVQNIGDGGAGTIAGGAFLKKFAEGYPWVHLDIAGTAWGMKGASYIPEGASGYGVRLLVQLVEDW, from the coding sequence ATGAATATTACCGTCAAAACGGGTGCGTTTACCCAAGAGCAGAGCGATGTCATTGCCATCGGTATACTGGAAAATCCGGATTTCTATAGCGCGCCTCTCCAAAATATAGAACAAGCACTCGGTGGGCGCATTCGCGAAGTTATGAATCTTGGGGACTTCAAAGGCAAACACAAAACCACTTGTTGGATCTATACAAATGGAGCGATAGCTGCCCCTCGTGTGCTGCTGGTCGGTTTAGGTGAATATCATGACCTCACTGTTGAGAAAGTCCGTGAGGCAGCCGGTAATGCCGCACGAACAATTCGCGACAAGGGATTAAGCACCGCAGCGATTCCGATCCCGATTGAAGCCACACCTGAAATGATTCAAGCCGCAGCGGAGGCGACCCTTCTCGCACTCTACCAGTTCAATGAACATAAAACAGATAGCGACGATGACGACGAAAAAAAGAAGCTTGAATCCATTACGTTCTTAGCTGAGAGTGAACAGAGCAAAGCAATGATAGAAAATGCTGCGCAGCGCGGGGAAACGATAGCCAAAGGCACACTCCTTGCCCGTGACCTAAGTAATCAGCCAGCGAACTATCTCACACCGACACAACTCGCTCAAAAAGCACAAACGGTGGCAGAAACATCAGGTCTCAGTTACGAAATTTTTGACAAAGCAACCCTCGAAGAAAAAGGGTTCCGAACACTTCTCGCCGTCGCACAAGGAAGTGCCGAAGAGCCGCGGTTTATCATTCTGGAATATACGCCTGACGGTGAAGGGCAAGACATGGTCGTGCTTGTCGGAAAAGGGATTACGTTTGACACAGGGGGTATCTCGCTCAAAAGTGGCAGCGGCATGCATGAGATGAAACATGATATGTCAGGTGCCGCGGCGGTAATAGGAGCGATGCAAGTAATCGGTCAACTCAAACCCAATGTTCGTGTTATTGGTGTGGTCGCCGCAACCGAGAACATGCCCAGTGGTACCGCTGTTAAGCCTGGTGATGTCATCACCTCCTACGGTGGCAAAACTATTGAGATTCTCAACACTGACGCAGAAGGACGGTTGGTGTTGGCGGATGCCCTCGGATGGACAGCACAGTATAACCCCAAAGGCGTTATCGACTTAGCCACACTCACTGGTGCCGTAATTACCTGCTTAGGACATATCGCAGCAGGGGCGATGGGGACAGATGAAGAACTCATGGCGAAAGTGAAGTCGGCAGCTATAAAGACACACGAGCGCGTTTGGGAATTGCCGCTTTGGGACGATTACGATGAAGGGGTCAAAAGCAAGGTCGCAGATGTACAGAACATCGGCGATGGTGGTGCAGGCACAATCGCAGGTGGGGCGTTTCTGAAGAAATTCGCAGAGGGTTACCCGTGGGTGCATCTCGATATCGCTGGCACTGCTTGGGGCATGAAAGGTGCCAGCTACATCCCTGAAGGTGCGTCGGGCTACGGTGTGCGGTTGTTGGTGCAGTTAGTTGAAGATTGGTAG
- the fdhF gene encoding formate dehydrogenase subunit alpha has translation MTHTIEIDGVEVAFSEGETILEIAERHQKEIPTLCYDPRLEPFGGCRLCIVELEGARNPVASCTTKATAGMVVRTTTDTIEAYRKTLLEMVVSENREVDVSPLRGYASGELADLRNRYGVNSTGITGTTSGTSKTDDDNPFILRDYELCISCYRCVRVCAEQEGDHAINVMSRGFHTQITTEFDGLLKDSACTFCGQCIQTCPTGALADKKALRAINEVTDDTLEKTRTICPYCGVGCSVDMLTKNEKIVGIHPAMDGPANQGALCVKGQFAYDFVQHPDRLKTPLIRGDDGELHETTWEEALDRVAEGFRNVHAEHGRHSIYGIASGRAPSEAAYLMQKFIRTGFGTNYIDNCSRAUHAPTVAGLAATIGRGAMSNPLVDMEKPDVIFCIGTNMTECHPVAATGLKKAVARGAKLIVADPRRIGLAEMSHLYLPLRVGSDTALLLGMAHVIAREGLIDEDFINKRTTGFDDFFEHISEWTPEWAETITGVPAKDIETAAMWYGTANRGAIYYTLGITEHICGVENVQSLCNLALMTGNVGREGTGINPMRGQNNIQGAGDSGALPNNYPGFQAVTEPEYQAKFKAAYGREVDLEKGITKVTALDLCGDSIHAMLIDGENTLLSDPDREHCEHALRSLEHLVVIDIFLTETAELADVVLPATAWGETDGICTNTERRVQRMRAAVPPPGEAKPDWWIICQIAQRLGFKGFEFDTPKPIFNELCQLSPIYAGLDWERIDKGATDILNNQWPVPHKEHPGTPRLHEETFTNGRGIFSNVHYRDPAETISEEFPVWLTTGRRLQSYHTRTQTGRAQGIDYLLSEESLEVNPTDIEKWDLTDGEWCKMSSARGSITIKVKATNRSPSGTVFASFSFADVPVNLLTGSGYDPITHTAELKVCPVRLEPL, from the coding sequence ATGACGCACACAATAGAAATTGACGGTGTTGAAGTTGCCTTTTCCGAGGGTGAAACGATCCTTGAAATCGCAGAACGTCATCAAAAAGAGATTCCAACGCTCTGCTACGACCCAAGGCTTGAGCCTTTCGGTGGATGTCGTCTTTGTATTGTTGAGTTAGAAGGGGCGCGAAATCCGGTAGCATCCTGCACAACGAAAGCGACAGCAGGGATGGTCGTCCGAACAACAACTGATACAATAGAGGCATACCGGAAGACGCTGCTGGAAATGGTGGTTAGTGAGAATCGTGAAGTCGATGTGTCACCATTGCGCGGTTATGCATCTGGTGAACTCGCCGACCTCCGCAACAGATACGGTGTTAACAGTACGGGCATAACAGGCACAACATCTGGTACGAGCAAGACTGATGATGACAATCCATTCATTCTCAGAGATTACGAACTCTGCATCTCGTGTTATCGGTGCGTCCGTGTCTGTGCCGAACAAGAGGGTGACCATGCGATCAACGTCATGAGCCGCGGTTTCCATACACAGATTACGACCGAATTTGATGGTCTTCTCAAGGACTCTGCCTGTACCTTCTGCGGGCAATGTATCCAGACCTGTCCGACCGGCGCACTTGCCGACAAGAAGGCACTCCGTGCAATTAACGAGGTAACCGACGATACACTTGAGAAAACACGCACCATTTGTCCCTACTGCGGTGTCGGCTGTTCCGTTGATATGCTAACGAAAAACGAAAAGATCGTCGGCATTCATCCCGCAATGGACGGACCTGCAAATCAAGGCGCGCTCTGTGTCAAAGGACAGTTCGCTTACGATTTCGTTCAACATCCCGACCGGCTGAAAACCCCGCTCATCCGTGGCGACGATGGCGAACTCCACGAAACCACATGGGAAGAGGCACTCGACAGAGTCGCCGAAGGGTTTCGGAACGTCCATGCTGAACACGGGAGGCATAGCATCTACGGGATTGCTTCTGGACGCGCACCCAGTGAAGCGGCGTATCTCATGCAGAAGTTTATCCGTACAGGGTTCGGGACGAATTACATTGACAATTGCAGCCGTGCCTGACACGCCCCGACCGTTGCCGGTCTGGCAGCGACAATCGGACGTGGCGCGATGTCTAACCCGCTGGTTGACATGGAGAAGCCGGATGTTATTTTCTGCATCGGCACGAATATGACGGAATGCCACCCTGTTGCCGCGACGGGGCTTAAGAAGGCAGTCGCCCGCGGTGCGAAACTTATCGTCGCAGATCCAAGGCGCATCGGCTTGGCGGAGATGTCTCATCTTTATCTACCGCTCCGCGTCGGTTCGGACACTGCATTGCTTCTCGGTATGGCACACGTGATCGCCCGCGAAGGGTTGATTGACGAAGATTTCATCAACAAACGCACGACAGGATTTGATGACTTCTTTGAACACATCAGCGAATGGACACCAGAATGGGCAGAAACGATCACAGGTGTGCCAGCGAAAGACATTGAAACGGCGGCGATGTGGTACGGCACTGCGAACAGAGGTGCGATCTACTATACACTCGGAATCACGGAACATATCTGTGGCGTTGAGAATGTCCAGAGTTTGTGTAACCTTGCGCTAATGACCGGTAATGTCGGACGAGAAGGAACAGGTATCAACCCGATGCGTGGGCAGAATAACATCCAAGGCGCAGGGGACAGCGGCGCACTGCCAAATAATTATCCGGGTTTCCAAGCCGTTACAGAGCCAGAGTATCAGGCGAAGTTCAAAGCGGCTTATGGCAGAGAGGTTGACTTAGAGAAGGGGATTACCAAAGTCACTGCCTTGGATCTCTGCGGTGACAGCATCCACGCAATGCTCATTGATGGTGAAAACACATTGCTATCAGACCCTGATCGAGAGCACTGTGAGCACGCGCTTCGTTCGTTGGAACATCTCGTGGTTATTGACATTTTCCTCACCGAAACTGCCGAACTCGCCGATGTGGTGCTGCCCGCGACCGCATGGGGTGAAACGGACGGGATCTGTACGAATACTGAGCGTCGTGTCCAACGGATGCGCGCCGCAGTCCCACCACCCGGTGAAGCGAAACCGGATTGGTGGATCATTTGTCAAATCGCACAACGCCTCGGTTTTAAAGGTTTTGAATTCGATACGCCGAAACCGATCTTTAACGAACTCTGTCAACTTTCACCGATTTATGCTGGATTAGATTGGGAACGCATTGACAAGGGTGCCACGGACATCTTAAACAATCAGTGGCCCGTACCGCATAAAGAACATCCAGGCACGCCGCGGCTACACGAAGAAACGTTCACAAACGGACGTGGTATCTTTTCCAATGTGCATTACCGGGATCCTGCTGAGACGATCAGCGAAGAGTTTCCAGTCTGGCTCACAACGGGGAGACGCTTGCAATCTTATCATACCCGTACACAGACAGGCAGAGCACAAGGGATCGACTACCTCCTATCGGAGGAATCCCTGGAAGTTAACCCCACTGACATCGAAAAATGGGACTTAACGGATGGAGAATGGTGCAAAATGAGTAGTGCACGCGGGAGTATCACGATCAAAGTGAAAGCGACGAACCGTTCGCCCAGTGGGACCGTTTTCGCCAGTTTTAGCTTCGCAGATGTGCCGGTCAATCTATTGACAGGTTCTGGTTATGATCCGATTACGCACACGGCTGAATTAAAAGTGTGTCCGGTGCGGTTGGAGCCACTTTAG
- a CDS encoding cupin domain-containing protein yields MNWKSRWSEQHPDADALKQQLQSEGFNAYEWTGRPGGAYLDYIHTQDEVVCVLSGTADVKVADEQGNVETGDRMDVPANTYHSITVTSKEPLLVLTGMRKRNN; encoded by the coding sequence ATGAATTGGAAATCGCGCTGGTCAGAACAGCACCCAGATGCTGACGCTTTAAAACAACAATTGCAATCCGAAGGTTTCAATGCTTATGAATGGACAGGTCGTCCGGGGGGTGCTTACCTTGATTATATCCATACCCAAGATGAAGTTGTCTGTGTCCTATCTGGCACCGCTGACGTGAAGGTTGCCGATGAACAGGGTAACGTTGAAACTGGTGACCGGATGGACGTTCCTGCGAATACCTATCATTCGATCACCGTCACGAGTAAAGAACCCTTGCTCGTCCTGACGGGAATGCGAAAACGCAACAACTAA
- a CDS encoding BMP family protein yields MIQISYKLRNNVAIYALHLSLFIIGLMLIGSTNLEAKGHEKFKVAMLLPGSISDAGWNALAYEGLKEIEKQLGAEISHAETRTPTDQEEQFRAYALDGYSMVFGHGYEFQDPAKAVAPDFPETIFITSSGGTITDNISPVNFRVEQAAYLLGMIAGMMTNTNKLGVMGGQNIPSVNSTFMAFEGGAKSVNPDAEVSWVYVGNWEDIGKGKELALAQISEGVDFIFPNADAAGLGAYEAAEIFNKSETAQKEARMVYTFGANRDKSDISPTVIANAVITPNAFVQIAKIIKEGKFKPQIYTFNMLTDEAITLTYSPTLKSKVPEAVQKAVEGAKAKILAGELKVPQIDFSEKEDDKD; encoded by the coding sequence ATGATACAAATATCTTACAAGTTACGAAATAACGTTGCAATCTATGCATTACACCTGTCTCTTTTCATCATCGGACTCATGCTAATCGGTAGCACAAACCTTGAAGCAAAAGGACATGAAAAATTTAAGGTCGCCATGCTGCTTCCTGGGTCAATTAGTGATGCGGGTTGGAACGCTTTAGCGTATGAAGGTCTGAAAGAAATTGAAAAACAACTCGGTGCGGAAATCAGCCATGCTGAGACCCGAACCCCCACAGATCAGGAAGAACAATTCCGTGCCTATGCCCTTGATGGGTACAGCATGGTTTTCGGACACGGGTATGAGTTTCAAGACCCCGCCAAAGCAGTCGCACCGGATTTTCCTGAGACGATCTTCATTACGTCTTCCGGCGGCACCATCACCGACAACATTTCACCGGTTAATTTTCGTGTTGAGCAGGCTGCTTATCTATTAGGGATGATTGCTGGTATGATGACCAACACAAATAAACTCGGTGTCATGGGCGGACAGAACATCCCATCTGTTAACAGCACGTTTATGGCGTTTGAAGGCGGTGCAAAAAGCGTGAACCCTGATGCAGAGGTATCTTGGGTATACGTCGGAAATTGGGAGGACATCGGCAAAGGCAAGGAGCTCGCACTCGCACAGATTAGCGAAGGCGTTGACTTTATTTTTCCCAATGCTGACGCAGCTGGACTCGGTGCCTATGAAGCCGCTGAGATTTTTAATAAATCTGAAACCGCCCAAAAAGAGGCAAGAATGGTATACACCTTCGGGGCAAACCGAGATAAAAGCGATATATCTCCAACTGTGATTGCAAACGCAGTGATTACACCGAACGCATTTGTGCAAATCGCCAAGATCATTAAAGAAGGCAAGTTTAAACCGCAAATCTATACCTTCAACATGCTAACCGACGAAGCGATCACACTTACCTATAGTCCTACATTGAAAAGTAAGGTACCGGAAGCGGTGCAAAAAGCTGTTGAAGGTGCCAAAGCCAAAATCCTCGCTGGTGAGTTGAAGGTGCCACAAATCGACTTCTCCGAAAAGGAAGACGACAAAGATTAA
- a CDS encoding 2-isopropylmalate synthase produces the protein MDNVENSQQKVYIFDTTLRDAEQTPGAALGIEEKLEIAKHLAKLNVDVIEAGFPISSPGDFDAVKRIANEVEGPEICGLSRVVEKDITAAWKAIEDAPRARIHTFVGTSPIHMGRITRTTPEDTLRMATDAVAYAKSLCEVHPDANVEFSPMDAGRTELAFLYEVVEATIAAGATVVNIPETVGWTVPTEFGDLIKGIMENVPNVNDAIISVHCHNDLGLAVANSLIAVEQGARQIECTINGLGERAGNTSLEEVVMAIRTRRDYFKEYYTDINAKEIVPISRRVSRTMGIAVQPNKAIVGANAFAHSSGIHQDGIIKSRVTFEIIDPKEIGWKESQLILSPRSGRNALRHRLSELGYEVDAEQLDKVYERFLRVADKKKAVQDADLEAIMSDEIRSIPAVYELDYIQVVSGTRISPTTTVGVRTEDKVIEKASTGDGPVDAAFKAIGQIVDIQLNLIDYQIRSVTEGEDAIGEVSLKVQDNGNIITGHGASTDIIEASARAYIHAVNKLIQIRSEG, from the coding sequence TTGGACAATGTTGAAAATAGCCAGCAGAAGGTTTATATTTTTGATACAACACTCCGCGATGCTGAACAGACCCCCGGTGCTGCACTCGGTATTGAGGAAAAGCTGGAGATTGCCAAGCACCTTGCCAAATTAAATGTTGATGTCATTGAAGCCGGATTTCCGATTTCGTCACCGGGGGATTTCGACGCTGTCAAACGGATAGCGAACGAAGTCGAGGGACCGGAAATTTGTGGGCTTTCTCGCGTTGTGGAGAAAGACATTACTGCGGCGTGGAAAGCCATTGAAGATGCCCCTCGCGCCCGTATCCATACTTTTGTTGGAACATCACCGATACACATGGGTCGTATCACGCGCACAACGCCTGAGGATACGCTCCGAATGGCAACCGACGCAGTCGCCTACGCAAAGAGTTTGTGCGAAGTACACCCGGACGCGAATGTCGAATTTTCACCGATGGATGCTGGACGGACGGAATTAGCGTTCCTCTATGAGGTCGTTGAGGCGACAATCGCTGCAGGCGCAACTGTCGTCAATATCCCAGAAACTGTTGGATGGACGGTGCCGACAGAGTTTGGCGATTTGATTAAAGGCATCATGGAGAACGTACCGAATGTTAACGATGCTATTATTAGTGTTCACTGTCATAACGACCTTGGGTTAGCCGTCGCAAACAGTCTGATAGCAGTTGAGCAAGGTGCGCGTCAGATAGAATGCACAATCAATGGACTTGGTGAACGTGCGGGGAATACCTCGTTGGAAGAGGTCGTCATGGCGATCCGAACCCGGCGCGATTATTTCAAAGAATATTATACCGACATTAACGCGAAAGAAATTGTCCCGATCAGTCGGCGTGTGAGTCGTACAATGGGTATTGCCGTTCAACCGAACAAGGCGATTGTCGGCGCGAACGCTTTTGCACACAGCTCAGGTATCCATCAAGATGGTATTATCAAGTCGCGTGTAACATTTGAAATTATTGATCCGAAAGAAATTGGATGGAAAGAGAGTCAATTGATTCTCAGCCCACGTTCGGGACGCAATGCACTCAGGCACCGACTCAGCGAACTCGGCTACGAAGTGGACGCTGAACAACTGGATAAGGTCTATGAAAGATTCCTGAGGGTCGCTGATAAAAAGAAAGCGGTGCAGGATGCCGACCTTGAGGCGATCATGAGCGATGAGATTCGCTCAATTCCTGCTGTTTATGAACTGGATTATATCCAAGTCGTCAGTGGAACGAGAATCTCACCGACAACGACGGTCGGTGTTCGGACGGAAGACAAGGTGATTGAGAAAGCGTCAACTGGTGATGGCCCCGTTGATGCAGCGTTTAAAGCGATTGGTCAGATTGTCGATATCCAACTAAATCTCATTGATTACCAGATCCGTTCTGTAACCGAGGGTGAAGATGCCATTGGTGAGGTCTCGCTGAAGGTGCAGGATAACGGGAACATCATCACAGGACACGGTGCCAGCACAGACATCATCGAGGCGAGTGCCCGCGCCTACATTCACGCTGTTAATAAACTAATTCAGATTCGATCTGAGGGATAA
- a CDS encoding VOC family protein, whose product MKIRVTSIFVKDQESALKFYTEKLGFVKKRDIPLENGDRWLTVVSKEEQDGPELLLEPLSDNHFKPAETYQKAVFDAGLPYTQFSVGNVQKEYERLINLGVEFSVEPTDIGTTIFAVFDDTCGNNIQIVEIE is encoded by the coding sequence ATGAAAATTAGAGTAACCAGCATTTTCGTTAAAGATCAGGAAAGTGCCCTAAAGTTTTATACTGAAAAATTGGGATTTGTCAAGAAGAGGGACATTCCCTTAGAAAATGGGGACAGATGGCTTACGGTAGTATCAAAAGAAGAACAAGACGGGCCTGAACTTTTATTAGAACCATTATCTGATAACCATTTTAAACCCGCCGAAACGTATCAAAAAGCTGTATTTGATGCAGGGCTTCCATATACTCAATTCAGTGTAGGAAACGTTCAGAAAGAATATGAGCGATTAATCAACCTTGGAGTCGAATTCAGTGTAGAACCTACTGATATAGGAACAACAATTTTTGCTGTTTTCGATGATACTTGCGGAAATAATATTCAGATCGTAGAAATTGAGTGA
- a CDS encoding BMP family protein yields MKHISCKSRYSIAIYTVHLCLFAIGFMLGCERLQDSSKIIHAPESETFKVGMLLPGSISDQGWNALAHDGLKAIETELGAEVSYVESLTPSDWEADFRAYAMQGYHLIFGHGYEYQEAAIAVAQDYPEIVFITSAGASGAIRENVSPIVFRLEQATYLLGMIAGMMTETDKIGIIGGQELPSGNSTFMAFEGGVKSVNPYAVVQRAYVGDWENIAKARKLALAQINEGVDFIFHNANEAGIGVFEAVVLAQDAGKTVYAFGANRDQTAVSPRAVLANAVITPRAYVQLATAVKEGTFEPKLYVFTMTTDGAIALTYNPALKDQVPKEVQQKIEEARLQILAGTLEVPQTDFTAMPEE; encoded by the coding sequence GTGAAACATATATCTTGCAAATCAAGATATAGCATTGCAATCTATACCGTACATTTGTGTCTTTTCGCAATCGGATTCATGTTAGGTTGTGAGCGGCTTCAGGATAGCAGCAAAATTATCCACGCGCCAGAATCGGAAACGTTCAAGGTAGGTATGCTTCTGCCAGGTTCCATTAGCGATCAAGGATGGAACGCCTTGGCACACGACGGATTAAAAGCGATTGAAACGGAATTAGGAGCGGAAGTCAGTTACGTTGAAAGTTTAACTCCCTCGGATTGGGAAGCGGATTTTCGTGCCTATGCGATGCAAGGATACCACCTCATCTTCGGGCACGGCTATGAATATCAGGAAGCAGCGATAGCGGTTGCACAAGACTACCCTGAAATCGTCTTTATCACGTCCGCCGGAGCGAGTGGGGCTATTCGCGAGAACGTCTCACCGATCGTCTTTCGGCTTGAACAAGCTACGTATCTTTTGGGAATGATAGCCGGTATGATGACCGAAACAGACAAGATCGGTATTATCGGTGGGCAGGAACTTCCGTCCGGTAATAGCACGTTTATGGCGTTTGAAGGGGGCGTGAAAAGCGTTAATCCCTACGCTGTCGTGCAACGCGCATACGTGGGAGACTGGGAAAATATCGCCAAGGCAAGGAAACTGGCACTTGCGCAGATTAATGAAGGCGTTGACTTTATTTTTCACAACGCGAATGAGGCGGGAATCGGTGTGTTTGAAGCAGTCGTCTTGGCGCAAGACGCTGGCAAGACCGTCTATGCATTCGGTGCCAACCGAGATCAAACTGCTGTCTCGCCTCGTGCAGTGCTTGCCAATGCCGTCATTACACCGAGGGCCTACGTACAACTCGCGACAGCTGTCAAGGAAGGGACTTTTGAACCCAAACTCTATGTTTTCACAATGACAACTGACGGCGCAATCGCTTTGACCTATAACCCAGCACTAAAGGATCAGGTCCCCAAAGAAGTGCAGCAAAAGATTGAAGAGGCGAGGCTGCAAATCCTCGCGGGCACATTAGAAGTACCGCAAACTGATTTCACCGCGATGCCTGAAGAATAG
- a CDS encoding class I SAM-dependent methyltransferase: MANLENLFSTVKTSFNAPHEVSLRIKEQHEGLSKPERRMLQFLPQKCCILDIGCATGRASIALAKEGHVVTGIDVAERLIEEARVNAAEQELTITYQVCDPATLPFPNEVFDAVLMLKTYCYVPKRRNRVAWLNEIARVLKPESWLFLVQYSIDGILDNYDSIHEENQQRFSDDILETLEEGDGFSTHEIPTFIHYFMEADLTDELVTAPFQIVDSFREDTLCHYVLKSRLG, encoded by the coding sequence ATGGCTAATTTAGAAAATCTATTCAGTACAGTCAAAACGAGTTTTAACGCGCCTCACGAAGTCAGTCTGCGTATCAAAGAACAACACGAAGGGCTATCTAAGCCAGAACGGCGAATGCTTCAGTTTCTACCGCAAAAATGTTGTATATTGGACATTGGATGTGCAACCGGCAGGGCATCAATTGCACTTGCTAAAGAAGGTCATGTTGTTACAGGCATAGATGTTGCTGAGCGACTCATCGAAGAAGCGAGAGTAAACGCCGCGGAACAAGAACTCACAATAACCTATCAGGTTTGTGATCCTGCGACGCTACCATTTCCAAATGAAGTTTTCGATGCGGTGCTGATGTTGAAAACATACTGTTACGTTCCCAAACGTCGGAATCGAGTTGCGTGGCTGAACGAGATTGCCCGCGTGTTGAAACCTGAGAGTTGGCTCTTCTTAGTTCAGTATTCCATTGATGGAATACTCGACAACTACGACTCGATTCATGAGGAGAACCAGCAGCGTTTCTCTGATGATATCCTTGAAACTTTAGAGGAAGGAGATGGCTTTTCGACGCATGAGATCCCGACATTTATCCACTATTTTATGGAGGCTGATCTAACGGATGAGTTAGTAACTGCCCCTTTTCAAATTGTGGATTCCTTTCGGGAAGATACGCTATGCCACTATGTCTTGAAAAGCCGACTTGGTTAG
- the aroF gene encoding 3-deoxy-7-phosphoheptulonate synthase: MVIVTKTDATQADIDAVVKRIEGVGLKAQVSTGERHTVIGVIGDKTLLGDIPIESMSGVERTMPITAPFKLASREFRDEPTVIAVNDTKIGGRQVPVIAGPCAVESTEQIVTIAQLVEKAGASFIRGGAFKPRTGPYSFQGYGESALKMLEAAKAETGLGIVTEVMTPHEVQLVGEYTDMFQLGTRNMTNFYLLREVGRAQKPVILKRGMSATIEEWLLAAEYILAEGNPDVILCERGIRTFETHTRNTLDLNAVPVIHELSHLPIIVDPSHGTGIRSLVCDMTKASVAAGADGLLLEVHHDPDHSMTGDGAQSLFPDQFETLMQELKQIAIAVGREM, from the coding sequence ATGGTAATCGTTACCAAGACTGATGCGACACAAGCAGATATCGATGCTGTTGTCAAACGGATCGAAGGTGTGGGATTGAAAGCCCAAGTCTCGACTGGCGAGCGACACACTGTCATCGGTGTCATAGGAGATAAAACGTTGCTTGGTGATATTCCGATAGAGTCAATGTCCGGCGTTGAACGGACAATGCCGATTACAGCACCGTTCAAGTTAGCAAGCCGTGAGTTTCGGGATGAACCCACGGTTATTGCGGTGAACGACACAAAAATTGGTGGACGGCAGGTGCCGGTTATCGCCGGTCCGTGTGCAGTAGAAAGCACGGAACAGATCGTGACCATTGCACAGCTTGTTGAAAAAGCAGGTGCGAGTTTCATCAGAGGCGGTGCCTTTAAACCGAGAACGGGACCCTATAGTTTCCAAGGTTACGGTGAAAGCGCGCTCAAAATGCTGGAAGCGGCGAAAGCTGAAACCGGACTCGGCATCGTCACAGAGGTTATGACACCGCATGAAGTGCAACTCGTCGGTGAATATACAGACATGTTCCAACTCGGTACCCGGAACATGACGAATTTCTATCTATTGCGTGAAGTCGGACGCGCACAGAAACCGGTGATTCTCAAACGCGGAATGTCCGCGACGATTGAGGAGTGGCTCCTCGCCGCCGAGTATATCCTCGCGGAAGGGAACCCGGATGTCATTCTATGTGAGCGCGGTATTCGTACCTTTGAAACGCATACGCGTAACACACTCGACTTGAACGCTGTCCCCGTTATTCACGAACTGAGCCACTTGCCTATTATTGTCGATCCGAGCCACGGCACGGGTATCAGGAGCCTTGTCTGCGATATGACGAAGGCATCTGTGGCTGCAGGAGCAGATGGGTTGTTACTTGAGGTGCATCACGATCCTGATCATTCAATGACCGGAGACGGAGCGCAATCCCTCTTCCCAGATCAATTTGAGACATTGATGCAGGAATTGAAACAGATTGCTATCGCTGTTGGTCGTGAAATGTAA